In Flavobacterium sp. CS20, a single window of DNA contains:
- a CDS encoding YihY/virulence factor BrkB family protein, with the protein MPDSLDKSLSKTPIVKDIAKVCKKIKLPKLEGFTLYDLIKLYLFGIIKGTFSTRASSIAFSFFMAIFPFLLFILNLIPFITFIDNFQDEVLYFIEDLLPTQATNFFNEIFLDIANNPRAGLLSFVFLLSIFLMSNGVNAIFTSFEFSYHTKINRTIIRQYIVAVGVALIIAILLLISVAVTIYFTYMIENLTDLGIVGDTILWAEIGRYATLLIMLYLGIAILYYFGTREGRESSFFSIGALFTTFLITITTYLFSFYIENFSNYNKLYGSIGALLILMIYIWLNSNIFLLGFELNASIQKLKKQS; encoded by the coding sequence ATGCCAGACAGTTTAGACAAAAGCCTATCAAAAACACCAATTGTTAAAGATATTGCGAAAGTATGCAAGAAAATTAAACTGCCAAAATTAGAAGGATTTACTCTTTATGATTTGATTAAACTGTATTTGTTTGGCATCATAAAAGGCACATTTTCAACACGGGCAAGCTCCATTGCTTTTAGTTTTTTTATGGCTATTTTTCCGTTTTTATTGTTTATTTTAAACCTGATTCCTTTCATTACGTTTATAGATAATTTTCAAGATGAAGTCCTTTATTTTATAGAAGATTTATTGCCTACACAAGCGACAAATTTTTTTAATGAAATTTTTCTTGATATTGCCAACAATCCAAGAGCTGGCTTGTTGTCTTTTGTTTTTTTGTTGTCTATTTTTTTAATGTCAAATGGTGTCAATGCCATTTTTACCAGTTTTGAGTTTTCTTATCATACCAAAATCAATCGCACAATTATACGCCAATACATTGTAGCTGTTGGCGTAGCTTTGATTATTGCGATTTTACTTTTAATTTCGGTAGCGGTTACAATTTACTTTACCTATATGATTGAAAACTTAACAGATCTCGGCATTGTTGGCGACACTATTTTATGGGCTGAAATTGGTCGATATGCCACATTGCTGATCATGCTTTATTTAGGAATTGCCATTTTGTATTACTTTGGAACCAGAGAAGGGCGAGAGTCTAGTTTTTTCTCAATCGGAGCATTGTTCACGACTTTCTTGATTACCATAACAACCTATTTGTTTTCGTTTTATATAGAAAATTTTTCTAATTATAACAAATTGTATGGCTCAATTGGTGCATTATTAATTTTGATGATTTATATTTGGCTAAACTCTAATATATTTTTACTGGGTTTTGAACT